A genome region from Prionailurus bengalensis isolate Pbe53 chromosome B4, Fcat_Pben_1.1_paternal_pri, whole genome shotgun sequence includes the following:
- the HDAC10 gene encoding polyamine deacetylase HDAC10 isoform X2 — MRTALVYHEDMAAARLLWEDPECEIERPERLTAALERLRQRGLEQRCLQLAAREASEAELGLVHSPEYVSLLRGTQTLSTRELQALSGQYDAVYFHPSTFHCARLAVGAALQLVDAVLTGAVHNGLALVRPPGHHGQRAAANGFCVFNNVAIAAKYAKQRHGLHRILIVDWDVHHGQGIQYIFEDDPSVLYFSWHRYEHGHFWPHLRESDADAVGQGQGRGFTVNLPWNQVGMGNADYVAAFLHVLLPVAFEFDPELVLISAGFDSAIGDPEGQMRATPECFSHLTQLLQVLAGGRVCAVLEGGYHLESLSQSVCMVVKALLGDPALPLSGPMEPHHSALESIQRVRAAQAPHWKSLRQQGSTPILNPSTYSLERRASPVSPGGPKFKAAEAQASAALSSLLDQLHLNPTLPVRTAVALTALDAALVLPADVLRQEGSAPQEETRAWARLHEALAQDRALTALGKVLHLLNGILDGQVSSGIAATPEPAAAPTLDVVIRRGLSHGARRLLCVAVGQLDRPADLADDGRNLWLKIRGKEAAAPSMFQVSVPLPGTTGGFVSCVLALVLPLAYGFQPDLVLVALGPAHGLQAPQAALLASLLRGPAGGRVLVLLEQGSTSQLAGILARVLQGEAPPGLGPFSMASPEDTQALIYLRGQLEAEWKMLQVAAPQVP, encoded by the exons ATGAGGACTGCGCTGGTGTACCACGAGGACATGGCAGCGGCCCGGCTGCTCTGGGAAGA CCCTGAGTGTGAGATCGAGCGTCCGGAGCGCCTGACTGCAGCCCTGGAGCGCCTGCGGCAGCGGGGCCTGGAGCAGAGGTGTCTACAGTTGGCAGCCCGAGAGGCCTCCGAGGCAGAGCTGGGCCTGGTACACAG CCCAGAGTATGTGTCCTTGTTGCGAGGAACCCAGACCTTGAGCACCAGGGAACTACAGGCGCTGTCTGGACAATACGACGCTGTCTACTTCCATCCG AGTACCTTCCACTGTGCCCGGCTGGCCGTGGGGGCTGCGCTGCAGCTGGTGGACGCCGTGCTGACGGGGGCTGTGCACAACGGGCTGGCCCTGGTGAG ACCTCCTGGGCATCACGGCCAGAGAGCCGCTGCCAACGGATTCTGCGTGTTCAACAATGTGGCCATAGCAGCCAAATACGCCAAGCAGAGACACGGGCTGCACAG GATCCTCATTGTCGACTGGGATGTCCACCATGGTCAGGGCATCCAGTATATCTTTGAGGATGACCCCAG CGTCCTCTACTTTTCCTGGCACCGCTATGAGCATGGGCACTTTTGGCCCCACCTTCGAGAATCGGATGCAGATGCTgttgggcaggggcagggccgtGGCTTCACTGTCAACCTGCCCTGGAATCAG GTTGGGATGGGAAATGCTGACTACGTGGCCGCCTTCCTCCATGTGCTGCTCCCCGTGGCCTTTGAG TTTGACCCTGAGCTGGTGCTCATCTCAGCAGGATTTGACTCTGCGATCGGGGATCCTGAG GGGCAGATGCGGGCCACGCCGGAGTGCTTCTCCCACCTCACGCAGCTGCTGCAGGTGCTGGCCGGCGGCCGAGTCTGTGCTGTGCTGGAG ggAGGCTACCACCTGGAGTCGCTGTCCCAGTCCGTGTGCATGGTGGTGAAGGCGCTGCTGGGTGACCCTGCCTTGCCCCTGTCGGGGCCCATGGAGCCTCATCACAG TGCCCTGGAATCCATCCAGAGAGTCCGGGCTGCCCAGGCCCCTCATTGGAAGAGCCTCCGGCAGCAAG GGTCGACCCCCATACTGAATCCCAGCACCTACTCCCTGGAGCGGAGAGCCTCACCTGTATCTCCCGGGGGACCCAAATTCAAGGCAGCAGAGGCGCAGGCCTCGGCCGCACTGAGTTCCCTCCTAGACCAGCTGCACCTCAACCCCACACTGCCTGTGCGCACGGCTGTTGCCCTGACTGCACTGGATGCCGCTCTGGTCCTACCCGCCGACGTCCTCCGTCAGGAGGGGTCAGCCCCACAGGAGGAGACACGGGCCTGGGCCAG GCTACACGAGGCCCTGGCCCAGGACAGGGCTCTCACTGCACTTGGGAAGGTCCTGCACCTCTTGAATGGGATCCTGGATGGGCAG GTGAGCAGTGGCATTGCAGCAACCCCGGAGCCCGCCGCGGCTCCCACCCTGGATGTGGTCATTCGGCGGGGCTTGTCCCACGGAGCGCGGAG GCTTCTCTGTGTGGCTGTGGGACAGCTGGATCGGCCCGCAGACCTTGCCGACGACGG GAGGAATCTGTGGCTGAAGATCAGAGGCAAGGAGGCGGCCGCCCCATCCATGTTCCAGGTCTCCGTGCCACTGCCAGGG ACTACTGGTGGGTTCGTGAGCTGCGTTCTGGCCCTTGTGCTGCCCCTGGCCTATGGCTTCCAGCCTGACCTCGTGTTGGTGGCGCTGGGGCCAGCCCACGGCCTGCAGGCCCCCCAAGCCGCACTCCTGGCTTCTCTGCTGCGGGGGCCGGCGGGGGGCCGAGTCTTGGTCCTGCTGGAGCAg GGATCCACATCCCAGCTTGCAGGGATCCTGGCCCGGGTGTTGCAGGGAGAGGCGCCCCCCGGCCTGGGTCCCTTCTCCATGGCCTCCCCAGAGGACACACAGGCCCTGATATACCTGAGAGGGCAGCTGGAAGCAGAGTGGAAGATGCTGCAGGTGGCCG CTCCTCAAGTGCCGTGA
- the HDAC10 gene encoding polyamine deacetylase HDAC10 isoform X4, translating into MRTALVYHEDMAAARLLWEDPECEIERPERLTAALERLRQRGLEQRCLQLAAREASEAELGLVHSPEYVSLLRGTQTLSTRELQALSGQYDAVYFHPSTFHCARLAVGAALQLVDAVLTGAVHNGLALVRPPGHHGQRAAANGFCVFNNVAIAAKYAKQRHGLHSVLYFSWHRYEHGHFWPHLRESDADAVGQGQGRGFTVNLPWNQVGMGNADYVAAFLHVLLPVAFEFDPELVLISAGFDSAIGDPEGQMRATPECFSHLTQLLQVLAGGRVCAVLEGGYHLESLSQSVCMVVKALLGDPALPLSGPMEPHHSALESIQRVRAAQAPHWKSLRQQGSTPILNPSTYSLERRASPVSPGGPKFKAAEAQASAALSSLLDQLHLNPTLPVRTAVALTALDAALVLPADVLRQEGSAPQEETRAWARLHEALAQDRALTALGKVLHLLNGILDGQVSSGIAATPEPAAAPTLDVVIRRGLSHGARRLLCVAVGQLDRPADLADDGRNLWLKIRGKEAAAPSMFQVSVPLPGTTGGFVSCVLALVLPLAYGFQPDLVLVALGPAHGLQAPQAALLASLLRGPAGGRVLVLLEQGSTSQLAGILARVLQGEAPPGLGPFSMASPEDTQALIYLRGQLEAEWKMLQVAAPQVP; encoded by the exons ATGAGGACTGCGCTGGTGTACCACGAGGACATGGCAGCGGCCCGGCTGCTCTGGGAAGA CCCTGAGTGTGAGATCGAGCGTCCGGAGCGCCTGACTGCAGCCCTGGAGCGCCTGCGGCAGCGGGGCCTGGAGCAGAGGTGTCTACAGTTGGCAGCCCGAGAGGCCTCCGAGGCAGAGCTGGGCCTGGTACACAG CCCAGAGTATGTGTCCTTGTTGCGAGGAACCCAGACCTTGAGCACCAGGGAACTACAGGCGCTGTCTGGACAATACGACGCTGTCTACTTCCATCCG AGTACCTTCCACTGTGCCCGGCTGGCCGTGGGGGCTGCGCTGCAGCTGGTGGACGCCGTGCTGACGGGGGCTGTGCACAACGGGCTGGCCCTGGTGAG ACCTCCTGGGCATCACGGCCAGAGAGCCGCTGCCAACGGATTCTGCGTGTTCAACAATGTGGCCATAGCAGCCAAATACGCCAAGCAGAGACACGGGCTGCACAG CGTCCTCTACTTTTCCTGGCACCGCTATGAGCATGGGCACTTTTGGCCCCACCTTCGAGAATCGGATGCAGATGCTgttgggcaggggcagggccgtGGCTTCACTGTCAACCTGCCCTGGAATCAG GTTGGGATGGGAAATGCTGACTACGTGGCCGCCTTCCTCCATGTGCTGCTCCCCGTGGCCTTTGAG TTTGACCCTGAGCTGGTGCTCATCTCAGCAGGATTTGACTCTGCGATCGGGGATCCTGAG GGGCAGATGCGGGCCACGCCGGAGTGCTTCTCCCACCTCACGCAGCTGCTGCAGGTGCTGGCCGGCGGCCGAGTCTGTGCTGTGCTGGAG ggAGGCTACCACCTGGAGTCGCTGTCCCAGTCCGTGTGCATGGTGGTGAAGGCGCTGCTGGGTGACCCTGCCTTGCCCCTGTCGGGGCCCATGGAGCCTCATCACAG TGCCCTGGAATCCATCCAGAGAGTCCGGGCTGCCCAGGCCCCTCATTGGAAGAGCCTCCGGCAGCAAG GGTCGACCCCCATACTGAATCCCAGCACCTACTCCCTGGAGCGGAGAGCCTCACCTGTATCTCCCGGGGGACCCAAATTCAAGGCAGCAGAGGCGCAGGCCTCGGCCGCACTGAGTTCCCTCCTAGACCAGCTGCACCTCAACCCCACACTGCCTGTGCGCACGGCTGTTGCCCTGACTGCACTGGATGCCGCTCTGGTCCTACCCGCCGACGTCCTCCGTCAGGAGGGGTCAGCCCCACAGGAGGAGACACGGGCCTGGGCCAG GCTACACGAGGCCCTGGCCCAGGACAGGGCTCTCACTGCACTTGGGAAGGTCCTGCACCTCTTGAATGGGATCCTGGATGGGCAG GTGAGCAGTGGCATTGCAGCAACCCCGGAGCCCGCCGCGGCTCCCACCCTGGATGTGGTCATTCGGCGGGGCTTGTCCCACGGAGCGCGGAG GCTTCTCTGTGTGGCTGTGGGACAGCTGGATCGGCCCGCAGACCTTGCCGACGACGG GAGGAATCTGTGGCTGAAGATCAGAGGCAAGGAGGCGGCCGCCCCATCCATGTTCCAGGTCTCCGTGCCACTGCCAGGG ACTACTGGTGGGTTCGTGAGCTGCGTTCTGGCCCTTGTGCTGCCCCTGGCCTATGGCTTCCAGCCTGACCTCGTGTTGGTGGCGCTGGGGCCAGCCCACGGCCTGCAGGCCCCCCAAGCCGCACTCCTGGCTTCTCTGCTGCGGGGGCCGGCGGGGGGCCGAGTCTTGGTCCTGCTGGAGCAg GGATCCACATCCCAGCTTGCAGGGATCCTGGCCCGGGTGTTGCAGGGAGAGGCGCCCCCCGGCCTGGGTCCCTTCTCCATGGCCTCCCCAGAGGACACACAGGCCCTGATATACCTGAGAGGGCAGCTGGAAGCAGAGTGGAAGATGCTGCAGGTGGCCG CTCCTCAAGTGCCGTGA
- the HDAC10 gene encoding polyamine deacetylase HDAC10 isoform X1, protein MRTALVYHEDMAAARLLWEDPECEIERPERLTAALERLRQRGLEQRCLQLAAREASEAELGLVHSPEYVSLLRGTQTLSTRELQALSGQYDAVYFHPSTFHCARLAVGAALQLVDAVLTGAVHNGLALVRPPGHHGQRAAANGFCVFNNVAIAAKYAKQRHGLHRILIVDWDVHHGQGIQYIFEDDPSVLYFSWHRYEHGHFWPHLRESDADAVGQGQGRGFTVNLPWNQVGMGNADYVAAFLHVLLPVAFEFDPELVLISAGFDSAIGDPEGQMRATPECFSHLTQLLQVLAGGRVCAVLEGGYHLESLSQSVCMVVKALLGDPALPLSGPMEPHHSALESIQRVRAAQAPHWKSLRQQGSTPILNPSTYSLERRASPVSPGGPKFKAAEAQASAALSSLLDQLHLNPTLPVRTAVALTALDAALVLPADVLRQEGSAPQEETRAWARLHEALAQDRALTALGKVLHLLNGILDGQVSSGIAATPEPAAAPTLDVVIRRGLSHGARRLLCVAVGQLDRPADLADDGRNLWLKIRGKEAAAPSMFQVSVPLPGTTGGFVSCVLALVLPLAYGFQPDLVLVALGPAHGLQAPQAALLASLLRGPAGGRVLVLLEQVSWAGGGCAGGGGGGRWGATSDLLLPPLLPAQGSTSQLAGILARVLQGEAPPGLGPFSMASPEDTQALIYLRGQLEAEWKMLQVAAPQVP, encoded by the exons ATGAGGACTGCGCTGGTGTACCACGAGGACATGGCAGCGGCCCGGCTGCTCTGGGAAGA CCCTGAGTGTGAGATCGAGCGTCCGGAGCGCCTGACTGCAGCCCTGGAGCGCCTGCGGCAGCGGGGCCTGGAGCAGAGGTGTCTACAGTTGGCAGCCCGAGAGGCCTCCGAGGCAGAGCTGGGCCTGGTACACAG CCCAGAGTATGTGTCCTTGTTGCGAGGAACCCAGACCTTGAGCACCAGGGAACTACAGGCGCTGTCTGGACAATACGACGCTGTCTACTTCCATCCG AGTACCTTCCACTGTGCCCGGCTGGCCGTGGGGGCTGCGCTGCAGCTGGTGGACGCCGTGCTGACGGGGGCTGTGCACAACGGGCTGGCCCTGGTGAG ACCTCCTGGGCATCACGGCCAGAGAGCCGCTGCCAACGGATTCTGCGTGTTCAACAATGTGGCCATAGCAGCCAAATACGCCAAGCAGAGACACGGGCTGCACAG GATCCTCATTGTCGACTGGGATGTCCACCATGGTCAGGGCATCCAGTATATCTTTGAGGATGACCCCAG CGTCCTCTACTTTTCCTGGCACCGCTATGAGCATGGGCACTTTTGGCCCCACCTTCGAGAATCGGATGCAGATGCTgttgggcaggggcagggccgtGGCTTCACTGTCAACCTGCCCTGGAATCAG GTTGGGATGGGAAATGCTGACTACGTGGCCGCCTTCCTCCATGTGCTGCTCCCCGTGGCCTTTGAG TTTGACCCTGAGCTGGTGCTCATCTCAGCAGGATTTGACTCTGCGATCGGGGATCCTGAG GGGCAGATGCGGGCCACGCCGGAGTGCTTCTCCCACCTCACGCAGCTGCTGCAGGTGCTGGCCGGCGGCCGAGTCTGTGCTGTGCTGGAG ggAGGCTACCACCTGGAGTCGCTGTCCCAGTCCGTGTGCATGGTGGTGAAGGCGCTGCTGGGTGACCCTGCCTTGCCCCTGTCGGGGCCCATGGAGCCTCATCACAG TGCCCTGGAATCCATCCAGAGAGTCCGGGCTGCCCAGGCCCCTCATTGGAAGAGCCTCCGGCAGCAAG GGTCGACCCCCATACTGAATCCCAGCACCTACTCCCTGGAGCGGAGAGCCTCACCTGTATCTCCCGGGGGACCCAAATTCAAGGCAGCAGAGGCGCAGGCCTCGGCCGCACTGAGTTCCCTCCTAGACCAGCTGCACCTCAACCCCACACTGCCTGTGCGCACGGCTGTTGCCCTGACTGCACTGGATGCCGCTCTGGTCCTACCCGCCGACGTCCTCCGTCAGGAGGGGTCAGCCCCACAGGAGGAGACACGGGCCTGGGCCAG GCTACACGAGGCCCTGGCCCAGGACAGGGCTCTCACTGCACTTGGGAAGGTCCTGCACCTCTTGAATGGGATCCTGGATGGGCAG GTGAGCAGTGGCATTGCAGCAACCCCGGAGCCCGCCGCGGCTCCCACCCTGGATGTGGTCATTCGGCGGGGCTTGTCCCACGGAGCGCGGAG GCTTCTCTGTGTGGCTGTGGGACAGCTGGATCGGCCCGCAGACCTTGCCGACGACGG GAGGAATCTGTGGCTGAAGATCAGAGGCAAGGAGGCGGCCGCCCCATCCATGTTCCAGGTCTCCGTGCCACTGCCAGGG ACTACTGGTGGGTTCGTGAGCTGCGTTCTGGCCCTTGTGCTGCCCCTGGCCTATGGCTTCCAGCCTGACCTCGTGTTGGTGGCGCTGGGGCCAGCCCACGGCCTGCAGGCCCCCCAAGCCGCACTCCTGGCTTCTCTGCTGCGGGGGCCGGCGGGGGGCCGAGTCTTGGTCCTGCTGGAGCAggtgagctgggcagggggcggatgtgctgggggtgggggtgggggcaggtggggagcgACCAGTGACTTGCTGCTTCCACCTCTGCTCCCGGCCCAGGGATCCACATCCCAGCTTGCAGGGATCCTGGCCCGGGTGTTGCAGGGAGAGGCGCCCCCCGGCCTGGGTCCCTTCTCCATGGCCTCCCCAGAGGACACACAGGCCCTGATATACCTGAGAGGGCAGCTGGAAGCAGAGTGGAAGATGCTGCAGGTGGCCG CTCCTCAAGTGCCGTGA
- the HDAC10 gene encoding polyamine deacetylase HDAC10 isoform X3: protein MRTALVYHEDMAAARLLWEDPECEIERPERLTAALERLRQRGLEQRCLQLAAREASEAELGLVHSPEYVSLLRGTQTLSTRELQALSGQYDAVYFHPSTFHCARLAVGAALQLVDAVLTGAVHNGLALVRPPGHHGQRAAANGFCVFNNVAIAAKYAKQRHGLHRILIVDWDVHHGQGIQYIFEDDPSVLYFSWHRYEHGHFWPHLRESDADAVGQGQGRGFTVNLPWNQFDPELVLISAGFDSAIGDPEGQMRATPECFSHLTQLLQVLAGGRVCAVLEGGYHLESLSQSVCMVVKALLGDPALPLSGPMEPHHSALESIQRVRAAQAPHWKSLRQQGSTPILNPSTYSLERRASPVSPGGPKFKAAEAQASAALSSLLDQLHLNPTLPVRTAVALTALDAALVLPADVLRQEGSAPQEETRAWARLHEALAQDRALTALGKVLHLLNGILDGQVSSGIAATPEPAAAPTLDVVIRRGLSHGARRLLCVAVGQLDRPADLADDGRNLWLKIRGKEAAAPSMFQVSVPLPGTTGGFVSCVLALVLPLAYGFQPDLVLVALGPAHGLQAPQAALLASLLRGPAGGRVLVLLEQGSTSQLAGILARVLQGEAPPGLGPFSMASPEDTQALIYLRGQLEAEWKMLQVAAPQVP from the exons ATGAGGACTGCGCTGGTGTACCACGAGGACATGGCAGCGGCCCGGCTGCTCTGGGAAGA CCCTGAGTGTGAGATCGAGCGTCCGGAGCGCCTGACTGCAGCCCTGGAGCGCCTGCGGCAGCGGGGCCTGGAGCAGAGGTGTCTACAGTTGGCAGCCCGAGAGGCCTCCGAGGCAGAGCTGGGCCTGGTACACAG CCCAGAGTATGTGTCCTTGTTGCGAGGAACCCAGACCTTGAGCACCAGGGAACTACAGGCGCTGTCTGGACAATACGACGCTGTCTACTTCCATCCG AGTACCTTCCACTGTGCCCGGCTGGCCGTGGGGGCTGCGCTGCAGCTGGTGGACGCCGTGCTGACGGGGGCTGTGCACAACGGGCTGGCCCTGGTGAG ACCTCCTGGGCATCACGGCCAGAGAGCCGCTGCCAACGGATTCTGCGTGTTCAACAATGTGGCCATAGCAGCCAAATACGCCAAGCAGAGACACGGGCTGCACAG GATCCTCATTGTCGACTGGGATGTCCACCATGGTCAGGGCATCCAGTATATCTTTGAGGATGACCCCAG CGTCCTCTACTTTTCCTGGCACCGCTATGAGCATGGGCACTTTTGGCCCCACCTTCGAGAATCGGATGCAGATGCTgttgggcaggggcagggccgtGGCTTCACTGTCAACCTGCCCTGGAATCAG TTTGACCCTGAGCTGGTGCTCATCTCAGCAGGATTTGACTCTGCGATCGGGGATCCTGAG GGGCAGATGCGGGCCACGCCGGAGTGCTTCTCCCACCTCACGCAGCTGCTGCAGGTGCTGGCCGGCGGCCGAGTCTGTGCTGTGCTGGAG ggAGGCTACCACCTGGAGTCGCTGTCCCAGTCCGTGTGCATGGTGGTGAAGGCGCTGCTGGGTGACCCTGCCTTGCCCCTGTCGGGGCCCATGGAGCCTCATCACAG TGCCCTGGAATCCATCCAGAGAGTCCGGGCTGCCCAGGCCCCTCATTGGAAGAGCCTCCGGCAGCAAG GGTCGACCCCCATACTGAATCCCAGCACCTACTCCCTGGAGCGGAGAGCCTCACCTGTATCTCCCGGGGGACCCAAATTCAAGGCAGCAGAGGCGCAGGCCTCGGCCGCACTGAGTTCCCTCCTAGACCAGCTGCACCTCAACCCCACACTGCCTGTGCGCACGGCTGTTGCCCTGACTGCACTGGATGCCGCTCTGGTCCTACCCGCCGACGTCCTCCGTCAGGAGGGGTCAGCCCCACAGGAGGAGACACGGGCCTGGGCCAG GCTACACGAGGCCCTGGCCCAGGACAGGGCTCTCACTGCACTTGGGAAGGTCCTGCACCTCTTGAATGGGATCCTGGATGGGCAG GTGAGCAGTGGCATTGCAGCAACCCCGGAGCCCGCCGCGGCTCCCACCCTGGATGTGGTCATTCGGCGGGGCTTGTCCCACGGAGCGCGGAG GCTTCTCTGTGTGGCTGTGGGACAGCTGGATCGGCCCGCAGACCTTGCCGACGACGG GAGGAATCTGTGGCTGAAGATCAGAGGCAAGGAGGCGGCCGCCCCATCCATGTTCCAGGTCTCCGTGCCACTGCCAGGG ACTACTGGTGGGTTCGTGAGCTGCGTTCTGGCCCTTGTGCTGCCCCTGGCCTATGGCTTCCAGCCTGACCTCGTGTTGGTGGCGCTGGGGCCAGCCCACGGCCTGCAGGCCCCCCAAGCCGCACTCCTGGCTTCTCTGCTGCGGGGGCCGGCGGGGGGCCGAGTCTTGGTCCTGCTGGAGCAg GGATCCACATCCCAGCTTGCAGGGATCCTGGCCCGGGTGTTGCAGGGAGAGGCGCCCCCCGGCCTGGGTCCCTTCTCCATGGCCTCCCCAGAGGACACACAGGCCCTGATATACCTGAGAGGGCAGCTGGAAGCAGAGTGGAAGATGCTGCAGGTGGCCG CTCCTCAAGTGCCGTGA